In the genome of Diaphorobacter sp. HDW4A, the window CAGCCTGAAACTGATCTTCGTAGTCCTGAAGCCAGAAATACCAAGCGCCACCAACCACGACCACCGTGATCAACGCACACAGCAGAATCTTGGGCAGGATGGGCCAAATAGACGGGTCTTTGGGATCCAGGTTGGAAAACTGTCGCTGAAGTTTTTCCTGAACCTGCGCCATCTCGAATTTTGGAGCGCGCTTACTTGCCATTGGCGGCTCCCTTCTTGTCAGTCTTCTGGGCTGCGTCCGCTTCCTTCTTGAGGTCGGAGCTGCGCATCAACTGGAATCGCATCTTGAACGATGCAACACGTCGCACATCCTTGGATGACAACGTCGCATTGGCAGCCACGATTTCCAGCAATTCAGGCTTGGCAAACCACGGGGTATTGCTCGAGAGATTGCGCAGCAACTCGGAAACCCGTTCGTTCGATTGGGCCATGCCCTGCATCTCTACCACTTGATTGGTCTGCTTGACCCCGGTGATGTAGATCCCATCCGGCAACTGCAACGCCAACTCCTTCAGAAGGTATACCGGCAGATTCCGGTCAGCCTGAAGGTCTTCCACCGCCTTTTGGCGCGCGCGCAGAGCAGCAATCTCATCTTCGATCGACGCGATTTCCTTGATCTGCTCGTCCAGTTTCTTGATCTCGCTCTGCAGGAACGCATTGCGACCTTGCTGGTTTTCGATCTTGTTCTGGTACCACATGTACACCGCACCCGCGATAAGCACACCCAGCACTGCGGCCAGAAACATAGTGACCTGAAACGCCTCTTTCCGACGCTTTCTGGCCGCTTCTCTATGAGGAAGCAGGTTGATTAACATCACTGCAGAAACCTCCGCATCGCCAACCCACAAGAGGTGAGATAGGTTGGCGCCTCTCGTACCATTTTCTTGAGTCGGACAGAGCCCGCGATCTCCATTCCGTCAAACGGATTGATCGTCGAGCAGGCAAAGCCCGTGTTCTTGGTGACCGCTTCTGTCAAACCTGCCAATGGAGCTGATCCACCCGCCAGCATGATGTGGTCCACGCGGTTGTATGGCGTACTGGTGAAGAAGAACTGAAGCGCGCGAGCCACTTCCTGCGCCAAACTATCCACAAATGGACGCAGCACTGCCGAGTTGTAATCCTCCGGCAGGTCGCCGCTGCGCTTTTTGGATTCAGCCTCTTCCTGTGAGAATCCGTACTGACGCACAATCAGTTGGGTCAGTTGCGAACCCCCAAAGGCCTGATCTCGGTCATACAACACTTCGTCGTTGCGCAGAACCTGCATGCTGGTGGTCATTGCGCCGATTTCAAACAGCGCGACCACCGCGTCCTGCCCATTGCTTGGAAGAGACTCCACAAGCCGATGAGCAGCCATGCGGGCCGCGTTGGATTCGATGTCGATAACCATGGCCTTCAAACCAGCCGCTTCGGCCAGACCTTGGCGGTCTTGGACTTTTTCCTTGCGGGATGCGGCAATGAGCACATCGACATCATCGGGAGCCGACTTGTTCGGCCCGAGCACGCAGAAGTCGAGGCTGACTTCGTCCAGCGAAAATGGAATGTACTGGTTGGCCTCCGACTCCACCTGAACTTCCATCTCCTGCTCGCTCAGGCCACCCGGCAACGTGATACGTTTGGTGATGACGGCAGAAGACGGCAAAGCCAAGGCCACATGCTTGGTCTTGGTCCCGCTTTTTTTCACGAGTCGCTTGATGGCCTCAGCCACTTCCTCGAATTTTTCGACGTTGCCGTCAACGATCCAGCCGCGTTCCAATTGTTCCATGGCGCAACGCTCGAGCACGTACGACCCGGCCTTGTCGCGTCCCAGCTCTACGAGCTTGACACTGGACGAGCTGATGTCTATCCCGAGCAACGGGGCAGACTGCCTACCAAAAAGTGACCCCATTGTTATCAAGATCGCCTCCCATAATTTCCCACCGATAGAGCGCAACAAAACTTAACACTTCACATGAATGCTATCAGTAAGGTTGTTATCCAGCAAAGAGTTTTAGCCAATTTAGGCCCCGATGCCGTTGTCAAAAGCAGACGCTCTGGCCGATCCTGTTTCCCTGCACGGCTCCATAAATTCAATCAAAACATGATGAAACGCCAAGCGGTAGGACAGTTTTTATAATGCAACGCTAGCCTCTGGATCCCTATGCCTCGAACAGAAACATCTCCACACTCCCCGTCAACGCCACCGAAGCCCCCCCGACGCTCGCCTCTGTCGTGGATTGCAAAGGCCATCGCATGGCTCTTCGGCATCGCCGCGGCTTGCGTGGTGGCCGGGTTCATCGTCGTAGCCATCGGCTTGGCCATGGCCTACCCGAACCTGCCGGACATTTCGCAACTGGCTGACTATCGACCTAAGCTACCGTTAAGAGTCTACTCACAGGAAGGGGCGCTGCTCGGCGAATTCGGGGAAGAACGTCGGAATTTGACCCCTATCAACGAAATTCCGGACGTCATGAAGAACGCCGTTCTCGCCATTGAAGACTCGCGCTTCTTCGAGCACGGCGGTGTCGACTACAAGGGCATGGTCCGGGCTACGCTTGCCAACCTCGGTAAAGTCAAGAGCCAAGGGGCCTCGACGATTACTATGCAAGTCGCGAGAAATGTTTATCTCTCATCTGAGAAAACATTTACCCGAAAGATTTATGAGATATTGCTGACATTCAAGCTCGAGCATTTACTGACGAAAAATCAGATTCTCGAGATTTACATGAACCAGATTTATCTGGGTAATCGCGCCTACGGATTTTCTGCTGCAAGCGAAGCCTATTTCGGCAAGCCACTGAAGTCCATCACCATCGCCGAAGCAGCCATGCTCGCAGGGCTGCCCAAGGCCCCTTCTGCCTACAACCCCATCGCAAACCCCAAGCGGGCCAGAATACGCCAGCTCTACATCATCGAGCGCATGCAGGAGAACGGCTACATCACTGCTCAGCAAGCTGCAGAAGCCAAGAAGGAAGACCTGAAACTTCGCTCCGGCACAGACGACACCCGCGTGCACGCCGAATATGTCGCGGAAATGGTTCGCCAGATGATCTTTGCCCAATATGGCAATGAGGCATACACCCGCGGTCTGAACGTCTACACCACGTTAAACGCGGGCGATCAGGAAACCGCCTATATCGCGTTGCGCAAGGGCATCATGGACTACGAACGTCGCCAGCACTACCGCGGCCCGGAACGTTTTGTCGATCTGCCCAAGGATCCCGGCGAAACCGAAGACATGCTCGACGACGTGCTCGCCAACCACCCCGACAATGGCAACGTACTGGCCGCCGTCGTTCTGGAAGCTTCCGCCAAGAAGGTCGTTGTGGCCCGGGCCAATGGGGAATCGATCACGATCACCGGCGACGGCCTCAAGCCAGTTCAATCCGGTCTGAGCGACAAGTCACCGCCAAATATCAAGCTGCGCCGTGGCGCCATCGTGCGCATCGTGCAGATGCCCAAGCAGGGCTGGGAAATCACGCAATTGCCGGAAGTCGAAGGCGCCTTCGTGTCTGCTGATCCGCGCACCGGCGCCATCAAGGCGCTTGTCGGAGGTTTCGACTTTGACAAGAACAAGTTCAACCACGTCACGCAGGCATGGCGCCAACCAGGCTCGAGCTTCAAGCCATTCATTTATTCCGCGTCGCTGGAAAAGGGCTTCTCCCCTTCCACCGTCGTCAATGATGCCCCGCTGTTCTTCAGCGCCGGCGTCACCGGTGGCCAGCCTTGGGAGCCCAAGAACTACGATGGCAAATACGATGGGCCCATGACGATGCGAACCGGTCTGGCACGCTCCAAGAACGTAGTTTCCATCCGCATTTTGCAGGCGACGGGAACGAAATTCGCTCAGAACTGGGTGACCCGCTTCGGATTCGATGCCGACAAGCACCCACCCTACCTGACCATGGCACTCGGCGCTGGCTCAGTAACCCCCATGCAGATGGTGACCGCTTACTCTGTATTCGCCAATGGCGGGTACCGCATGAATCCCTATCTGATCGCTCGCGTCACCGATCACCGTGGCCATGTGCTTTCCGAAGTGCCCCCGCCATCGCTCGCCGACATGGACCGCGCCATCGATGCACGCAACGCCTTCATCACGAACAGTCTGCTGCAGGAAGTCGCTCGCTCAGGCACCGCAGCCAAGGCCCAGGCGACCCTCAAGCGCCCCGACATCTACGGCAAGACCGGTACGACCAATGACGCGTTCGACGCCT includes:
- a CDS encoding penicillin-binding protein 1A, producing MPRTETSPHSPSTPPKPPRRSPLSWIAKAIAWLFGIAAACVVAGFIVVAIGLAMAYPNLPDISQLADYRPKLPLRVYSQEGALLGEFGEERRNLTPINEIPDVMKNAVLAIEDSRFFEHGGVDYKGMVRATLANLGKVKSQGASTITMQVARNVYLSSEKTFTRKIYEILLTFKLEHLLTKNQILEIYMNQIYLGNRAYGFSAASEAYFGKPLKSITIAEAAMLAGLPKAPSAYNPIANPKRARIRQLYIIERMQENGYITAQQAAEAKKEDLKLRSGTDDTRVHAEYVAEMVRQMIFAQYGNEAYTRGLNVYTTLNAGDQETAYIALRKGIMDYERRQHYRGPERFVDLPKDPGETEDMLDDVLANHPDNGNVLAAVVLEASAKKVVVARANGESITITGDGLKPVQSGLSDKSPPNIKLRRGAIVRIVQMPKQGWEITQLPEVEGAFVSADPRTGAIKALVGGFDFDKNKFNHVTQAWRQPGSSFKPFIYSASLEKGFSPSTVVNDAPLFFSAGVTGGQPWEPKNYDGKYDGPMTMRTGLARSKNVVSIRILQATGTKFAQNWVTRFGFDADKHPPYLTMALGAGSVTPMQMVTAYSVFANGGYRMNPYLIARVTDHRGHVLSEVPPPSLADMDRAIDARNAFITNSLLQEVARSGTAAKAQATLKRPDIYGKTGTTNDAFDAWFAGFQPTVVAITWIGYDTPRNLGSRETGGGLSLPIWISYMERALKGVPVSEPTVPPGVVNVGGEWMYEEYARSGGVSNLGMEASSGASSTSPTAPPPSEERNKILDLFRN
- a CDS encoding pilus assembly protein PilM, whose amino-acid sequence is MITMGSLFGRQSAPLLGIDISSSSVKLVELGRDKAGSYVLERCAMEQLERGWIVDGNVEKFEEVAEAIKRLVKKSGTKTKHVALALPSSAVITKRITLPGGLSEQEMEVQVESEANQYIPFSLDEVSLDFCVLGPNKSAPDDVDVLIAASRKEKVQDRQGLAEAAGLKAMVIDIESNAARMAAHRLVESLPSNGQDAVVALFEIGAMTTSMQVLRNDEVLYDRDQAFGGSQLTQLIVRQYGFSQEEAESKKRSGDLPEDYNSAVLRPFVDSLAQEVARALQFFFTSTPYNRVDHIMLAGGSAPLAGLTEAVTKNTGFACSTINPFDGMEIAGSVRLKKMVREAPTYLTSCGLAMRRFLQ
- a CDS encoding PilN domain-containing protein; this encodes MMLINLLPHREAARKRRKEAFQVTMFLAAVLGVLIAGAVYMWYQNKIENQQGRNAFLQSEIKKLDEQIKEIASIEDEIAALRARQKAVEDLQADRNLPVYLLKELALQLPDGIYITGVKQTNQVVEMQGMAQSNERVSELLRNLSSNTPWFAKPELLEIVAANATLSSKDVRRVASFKMRFQLMRSSDLKKEADAAQKTDKKGAANGK